One Aegilops tauschii subsp. strangulata cultivar AL8/78 chromosome 7, Aet v6.0, whole genome shotgun sequence genomic window carries:
- the LOC109734725 gene encoding L-type lectin-domain containing receptor kinase IX.1-like yields the protein MGSRHRCPTLVFLVLLYLFCAPRRASSLSFNLNFSDPSAGSSIASTGDAFTTPSTLELTKNARNADIQNSVGRAWYARKVPLWSNATGEMASFTTAFSFQITPDMDSVTYSGDGMAFFLGHFPSKIPNNSVGGGLALLPKFADGTGDSRIVAVEFDTFANMECADINSNHVGIDVNSLTSTASTDTTSWPGKNLTSPNVLKTATVMYHNDSKMLAVDLLIDGALYQVNATVDLSTYLPEEVAVGFSAATGGVFELHQILSWSFSSTLESKKEAPPPAEAPLPISTSSNNKHKKMVPILVSVIVPLLLLIVCAAVVLGWRRHKKRRVNEDSEEECLDRADLERGVAAGGPRRYIYNELVAATGNFAEEKKLGRGGFGSVYGGQLTLAAAVGGDQDRRAVAVKVLSAESSAQGRKEFEAEVRIISRLKHRNLVQLLGWCDSRKGLLLVYELVAKGSLDRHLYNKDRKHLTWPQRYNIILGLGSALRYLHGEWEQCIVHGDIKPSNIMLDSSMSTKLGDFGLARLVDHDTGLLQTTKAVLGTAGYIDPEFVNTRRPCTESDVYSFGIVLLEIVSGRRPVTETAGKSFTLLRWVWSMYGRNTILDAADERLRGNEADEQWMVRVLIVGLWCAHPERSERPSVAQAMHVLQSDEARLPALALHMYRTVPDPASSGPYGSFSVESSNSGCVRSSSDSTGNTTLSSESSSTALLRYSRDH from the coding sequence ATGGGCTCTCGCCATCGTTGTCCCACCCTAGTCTTCCTAGTGTTGCTATACCTCTTCTGTGCGCCGCGCCGGGCCTCCTCGCTCTCCTTCAACCTCAACTTCTCCGACCCCAGCGCCGGCTCGTCGATTGCCTCCACCGGCGATGCATTCACCACTCCGTCGACGCTTGAGCTGACAAAAAATGCACGTAATGCAGATATTCAGAACAGCGTCGGCCGGGCATGGTACGCGCGCAAGGTGCCGCTATGGAGCAACGCCACCGGCGAGATGGCCAGCTTCACCACCGCCTTCTCCTTCCAAATCACTCCAGACATGGACAGCGTGACATATTCAGGCGATGGGATGGCCTTCTTCCTCGGGCACTTCCCTTCCAAGATCCCGAACAACAGCGTGGGCGGCGGCCTCGCCCTCCTCCCCAAGTTCGCTGACGGAACAGGTGACAGCCGGATCGTGGCGGTGGAGTTCGACACTTTTGCCAACATGGAATGTGCCGACATCAACTCAAACCATGTCGGCATTGATGTCAACTCCCTCACCTCCACCGCATCCACGGACACGACGAGCTGGCCGGGAAAGAACCTCACGTCGCCCAATGTTTTGAAAACCGCCACTGTGATGTACCATAATGACTCCAAGATGTTGGCCGTTGATCTCCTCATTGATGGTGCCTTGTACCAGGTCAATGCCACCGTTGATCTGAGCACATATTTACCAGAGGAGGTCGCTGTGGGCTTCTCGGCGGCGACCGGCGGGGTCTTCGAGCTGCACCAGATACTGTCATGGTCATTCAGCTCCACTCTGGAATCAAAGAAGGAAGCACCTCCACCTGCTGAAGCTCCCCTTCCAATTTCAACCAGCAGCAACAACAAGCACAAAAAGATGGTACCAATTCTAGTATCTGTCATAGTTCCTCTGCTTCTTTTGATTGTCTGCGCGGCGGTGGTGCTGGGATGGCGGCGACACAAGAAAAGAAGAGTAAACGAGGACAGCGAAGAAGAGTGCCTCGACAGAGCTGACCTCGAGAGGGGTGTGGCTGCCGGAGGCCCCAGACGGTACATCTACAACGAGCTGGTCGCCGCAACGGGTAACTTCGCGGAGGAGAAGAAGCTCGGGCGAGGCGGCTTTGGGAGCGTTTACGGGGGCCAGCTCACACTAGCAGCGGCCGTCGGAGGTGACCAAGACCGTCGAGCGGTGGCAGTGAAGGTGCTATCAGCGGAGTCGTCGGCGCAGGGGAGGAAGGAGTTCGAGGCAGAGGTGAGGATCATTAGCAGACTTAAGCATCGCAACCTTGTACAGCTGCTGGGCTGGTGCGACAGCCGCAAGGGGCTCCTGCTTGTCTACGAGCTCGTCGCAAAGGGCAGCCTAGACAGGCACCTCTACAACAAGGACAGAAAGCATCTCACATGGCCACAGAGGTACAATATCATCCTCGGCTTGGGATCCGCGTTGCGCTACCTCCACGGAGAATGGGAGCAGTGCATCGTGCATGGCGACATCAAGCCCAGCAACATCATGCTGGACTCATCGATGAGCACCAAGCTCGGGGACTTCGGATTGGCCCGGCTCGTCGACCACGATACTGGGTTGCTGCAGACCACCAAGGCCGTGCTCGGCACCGCTGGCTACATCGACCCCGAGTTCGTCAACACGCGTCGGCCGTGCACTGAGTCCGATGTCTACAGCTTCGGCATCGTTCTACTGGAGATCGTCTCCGGCCGGCGGCCGGTGACGGAGACCGCGGGGAAATCCTTCACTCTGCTCAGGTGGGTGTGGAGCATGTATGGCAGGAACACGATCCTCGACGCGGCGGATGAGCGGCTGAGGGGTAACGAGGCCGACGAGCAGTGGATGGTGCGGGTGCTCATCGTCGGGCTCTGGTGCGCGCACCCGGAACGGAGCGAGCGGCCATCTGTCGCCCAGGCAATGCACGTCCTGCAGTCCGATGAGGCGAGGCTGCCGGCACTCGCGCTGCATATGTACAGGACTGTGCCGGACCCTGCGTCATCTGGCCCGTACGGGTCTTTCTCCGTTGAGAGCTCCAACTCCGGTTGTGTTCGCTCTTCTTCGGATAGCACCGGCAACACCACTCTTTCCTCTGAGTCATCATCCACTGCGTTGCTACGATATTCCAGGGATCACTAA